A stretch of the Flavobacterium sp. 5 genome encodes the following:
- a CDS encoding LTA synthase family protein, protein MKKIQFLKPLINFLLIGLIILNVSRFLLFLLFKTRIVETQDYGLLFPIGLRIDLIILCYLLFLPLVLITLIPDSLLKKIQGFFTVYFILFLSLILFMELSTLDFIKEYDTRPNKLFIDYLIYPKEVLGTLLKSYLVSIIITTVVMSGFIFSLIRYRKQLFGIQISGYKTKLIVFPFVAFFVFFGARSSLTSKRPINASIAVFSTDHLTNSLGLNSFYTVAFAFYSMKNEKNAEKMYGKMDYAEAISRVKKYMNVRPDEFSNDSIPFLHTQKSDTVIDRPYNVVIILEESLGSEFVGSLGGLPLTPEFDKLTKEGTLFTDLYSTGTRSVRGIEAVVTGFLPSPSESVVKLNNSQSNFYTIAALLKEKGYDTSFIYGGMANFDNMGSFFSGNGFDKIIDEDDFDSDRSVFHGTWGWSDEDVMAKANNYFKSLGKKPFVSLMFSSSNHEPFEFPDGKITLYDKKKNTVNNAIKYADYSIGKFFELAKKEAYYKNTIFLVIADHNTRTYGKHLVPIHKFHIPALIIGPGVSKGVRYDKLCSQIDIQPTLLSKIGMDVKTPMAGRNLFNFPDAIEGRAIMQFNDINAFRVGNEVVIMQPNKKALQFHVEKDTIFTPKKLNEDLAKDALAHVISAFYLYNNQKYKLK, encoded by the coding sequence ATGAAAAAAATTCAGTTCTTAAAACCGCTTATAAATTTTCTTCTAATTGGTTTAATAATTCTTAACGTTAGTCGATTTCTTCTTTTTTTACTTTTTAAAACCCGTATCGTTGAGACCCAAGATTATGGCTTGCTTTTTCCTATTGGGTTACGAATAGATCTTATCATTTTATGTTATCTTCTGTTTTTGCCTTTGGTTTTAATTACTTTAATACCAGATTCTTTACTGAAGAAAATTCAAGGCTTTTTTACTGTTTATTTTATCTTATTTCTAAGCCTTATTTTATTTATGGAATTGTCAACTCTCGATTTTATTAAAGAGTATGACACTAGACCTAATAAATTATTTATTGACTATCTGATTTATCCGAAGGAAGTTTTAGGAACTTTATTGAAAAGTTATCTGGTATCAATTATAATTACTACAGTAGTTATGTCTGGGTTTATTTTCAGTCTAATACGATATAGAAAGCAGCTTTTTGGAATACAAATTTCAGGGTACAAAACAAAATTGATAGTGTTTCCTTTTGTTGCATTTTTCGTGTTTTTTGGCGCAAGGTCAAGTCTTACTTCAAAACGACCTATTAATGCTAGTATAGCTGTTTTTTCTACAGATCACCTTACCAATTCTCTAGGATTGAATTCATTTTACACGGTTGCTTTTGCTTTTTATTCAATGAAAAATGAAAAAAATGCAGAGAAGATGTATGGAAAAATGGATTATGCTGAAGCTATTTCAAGAGTGAAAAAATACATGAATGTAAGACCAGATGAATTTTCAAATGATTCTATTCCATTTTTGCACACTCAAAAATCAGATACTGTTATAGACAGACCTTACAATGTTGTAATCATTCTTGAAGAAAGTTTAGGTTCAGAATTTGTAGGTTCGCTTGGAGGATTACCATTGACACCAGAATTTGATAAACTAACAAAAGAAGGAACTTTATTTACCGATTTATATTCAACCGGTACCCGAAGCGTGCGAGGTATTGAAGCTGTTGTTACGGGCTTTCTTCCTTCTCCATCAGAAAGTGTAGTAAAATTAAATAATTCGCAATCTAATTTCTACACTATTGCGGCCTTATTGAAAGAAAAGGGATATGACACTAGTTTTATTTATGGTGGAATGGCCAATTTTGATAATATGGGGTCTTTTTTTAGTGGTAATGGTTTTGATAAAATTATTGATGAAGATGATTTTGATTCAGATAGAAGCGTTTTTCACGGAACATGGGGTTGGTCTGATGAAGATGTGATGGCAAAAGCTAATAATTATTTTAAAAGTCTTGGGAAAAAACCTTTTGTTTCTTTAATGTTTTCTTCTTCCAATCACGAACCTTTTGAATTTCCTGATGGAAAAATTACGCTTTATGATAAGAAAAAAAATACCGTAAATAATGCTATCAAATATGCAGATTACTCAATTGGTAAATTCTTTGAATTAGCTAAAAAAGAAGCGTATTATAAAAACACTATTTTCTTGGTGATTGCCGACCATAATACCAGAACTTATGGGAAACATCTTGTGCCAATACATAAATTTCATATTCCAGCTCTGATTATTGGACCTGGAGTTTCAAAAGGAGTTAGATACGATAAATTATGCAGTCAAATTGATATACAACCAACTTTGTTGAGTAAAATTGGAATGGATGTAAAAACACCAATGGCAGGAAGAAATCTCTTTAATTTTCCCGATGCGATTGAAGGACGAGCCATAATGCAATTTAATGATATCAATGCATTTCGTGTTGGAAATGAAGTAGTGATTATGCAACCTAATAAAAAAGCATTGCAATTTCATGTCGAAAAGGACACTATTTTTACACCGAAAAAACTTAATGAAGATCTAGCCAAAGATGCATTAGCTCATGTGATTTCGGCATTCTATTTGTACAATAATCAAAAGTATAAGCTTAAATAA
- a CDS encoding YegP family protein produces the protein MGKFVVTKRTNGEFQFNLKAANGQIILASEGYTAKAGCLNGIESVKTNSQDDGKFDRKTSSNGKEYFNLKATNGQIIGTSEMYESTAARENGIESVKKNAPEATTDDQTD, from the coding sequence ATGGGAAAATTTGTAGTTACTAAAAGAACAAATGGTGAATTTCAATTTAATTTAAAAGCTGCTAATGGTCAAATAATTCTGGCTAGTGAAGGTTATACAGCAAAAGCAGGTTGCCTTAATGGCATTGAATCTGTAAAAACCAATTCTCAGGATGATGGTAAGTTTGACAGAAAAACATCCTCTAATGGCAAAGAATATTTTAATTTAAAAGCTACGAATGGTCAAATTATTGGCACTAGTGAAATGTATGAAAGTACAGCCGCCAGAGAAAACGGAATTGAGTCGGTTAAGAAAAATGCACCAGAGGCAACTACAGATGATCAAACCGATTAA